The following are from one region of the Salvia splendens isolate huo1 chromosome 2, SspV2, whole genome shotgun sequence genome:
- the LOC121775595 gene encoding inner membrane protein ALBINO3, chloroplastic-like — MPKKPKQEQNKKLKRIKQRWSNFQERIKLETSRLYKQAGVSPLAGCLPTLATIPVWIGLYQALSNVANEGLLSEGFFWIPSLGGPTTIAARQSGAGISWLFPFVDGHPPLGWQDTAAYLVLPVLLVASQYVSMEIMKPPQTDDPNQKNTLLVLKFLPLMIGYFLLSVPSGLSIYWFTNNVLSTAQQVWLRKLGGAKPVVGENASGIISAGRAKRSGAQQERTGERFKQLKEAEKKQKPSALPADDVLASDPADRDSEDESDNEDTEPKDKEVLEEAYASSSAKTVPSGPRRSKRSKRKRAV, encoded by the exons ATGCCTAAGAAA CCAAAACAagagcaaaataaaaaattgaaaagaatCAAACAACG GTGGTCAAATTTTCAGGAAAGAATAAAACTCGAAACTTCTCGTCTATACAAACAAGCAGGGGTCAGTCCTCTAGCAG GATGTTTGCCAACCTTGGCTACAATACCAGTCTGGATAGGTTTATATCAAGCTCTTTCAAATGTAGCAAATGAG GGATTGCTGAGTGAAGGGTTCTTTTGGATTCCTTCTTTGGGAGGACCCACAACAATAGCTGCTCGGCAAAGCGGAGCAGGAATTTCCTGGCTGTTTCCATTTGTG GACGGACATCCACCACTTGGTTGGCAAGACACTGCAGCTTACCTTGTTTTACCTGTTCTTCTTGTTGCATCACAGTACGTCTCCATGGAAATAATGAAGCCTCCTCAA ACAGATGATCCAAATCAAAAGAACACACTTCTTGTATTAAAGTTTCTTCCCCTCATGATTGGCTACTTTTTGTTATCTGTTCCATCTGGATTGTCAATATACTG GTTCACAAATAATGTGCTTAGCACAGCACAACAAGTATGGCTACGGAAATTGGGAGGAGCGAAGCCTGTTGTGGGTGAGAATGCCAGTGGGATAATCAGTGCAGGACGTGCAAAACGGTCAGGTGCTCAGCAGGAACGAACGGGCGAAAG ATTCAAGCAGCTTAAAGAGGCAGAGAAGAAGCAAAAGCCTAGTGCTCTGCCTGCAGATGATGTCTTGGCATCAGATCCAGCTGATCGTGACTCTGAAGATGAATCTGACAATGAGGATACTGAACCGAAG gataaggaagttcttgaagaGGCATATGCATCTAGTAGTGCAAAAACAGTTCCTTCAGGACCTAGGAGAAGTAAGCGATCAAAGCGAAAGCGTGCGGTATGA